The following DNA comes from Pecten maximus unplaced genomic scaffold, xPecMax1.1, whole genome shotgun sequence.
GTGAACGGAGATTACACTAAAAATCCGTTCAAGTTCTTGAACCTTGCGCAAGAAATCGGTCTGTACGTTAACGGAGAAAGCATACCTGCTCGCCCCATTAAAATGGACGTAGGAGACAACAGAAATTACGTCACACTATTTGTCAACCTTTTTGAAGTAGCCGAGAAATGGAACGATGATTCGGGACTCACGATTACTAGAGAAAACTTTAATCAAGGATTTACGGTTTATGGGTTTACTCTCACACCCTGTGGACTTGGAGAGGAATATATAAACCTGGTCAGACAGGGAAGTGTCAGACTCGAGGTGAAGTTTGCGAGTAACACCACGGAAACCCTAAATTGTGTAGCTTATGCAGAATTTCCAGCTCTCATAGATATCGACCAGTCCAGAgacatcaaatatacacaagTATGAACACGGAACAACTAAAGTGTGCCATGAAGGAAATGAAACTTTCCGTCAATCATGGTGTTTATTCTAGTGACACTTTACCTCGTAGCGTAACGTATCCGTCGATCATCGTATGTAACACAGATCCCCCACATCTGCCAGGAACACACTGGGTAGTGTTCTGGCTTCAGAGTCCCAAGCATACGGAATTCTATGACAGCTTAGGAAAACTGCCAAGACATTACAGCGAACATTTCGACAATTTCATAAAGAAAACCTCAACTTCCTGTTTAAACAATAACGTGAGAGTTCAAAGAAAAGGAGCAATTACCTGTGGatatcatgttttgttttatatcttcATGAAATGTAGAAATGTGTCTATGTCCGATATTGTACATATAATGAGACAATGTATTTCACCAGacaaatatgtatatgaatatgTAACCCATAATTTCAAATGTGTGTAAATAAAGTAGTGTgtagtaaaataataataaaaaaatacgTGTGTATCTTGTCTATATAGTGTGCTAAATATGTGACGATTACTCATTTAAAGTCCGACTTTTGAGAAGGATACATCATGTCATCGTGGTGGGAAACGAGATCTCTATTACCCTTTAAATCACCAACGACAATATTGATTGCGGGCGCCACGATGTCCGGCAAGACTACTCTGACCTTCGATATTTTAAAACAGGTTTCTGGCATGTTTGAAGAAAACCCTACCAAAATAGTGTTTGCATACGGAGAATATCAGTCATTACTAGAACAGATGGAAAAGGATATACCAGGTCTAATTTTACACCAGGGTCTGCCGTCCAGAGAAGAAATACATGAATGGAGTCAGGGAAACGGTCACACCGTTCTCGTTTTGGACGACATGATGAATGAAGTGGCTTCAAATTCTGAAACTGTCAATCTTTTCTGCATATCAGCACATCATAAACGAATTTCAATCTTATTCCTATCTCAGAATTTGTTTTTACGCggtaatattttcaaaaccataTCACTAAATTGTCAATATGTCCTACTATTTAGAAACATCAGAGATGCTCGTCAAATTGTTACATTTGGAACCCAGGTGTTTCCCAGGAAAAGCAATTACTTTAAACAGGCTTACGAAAAGGCAATGAGTCTTTCGCCGTATAGCTATTTATTAGTCGATCTACACCCTTCATCCGATAATAAATACAGACTGCGCACACGCATACTACCCAATCAAGATACCATCGTTTATTTACCAAAAGGATAAATATCAATCATATCAATTAAATCTGTCAGTCAAAATGAGTTGTTCAATGAGAGCACACGCTTGTTATCTACAACTATTGTACGAGGCAGGCGTTAAACAGAGAAAGGTCTTGATTCAGACCATCACAAATGATCAGTCACATGCATTGTGTGAAGTAGCCCTGAATGTGTACAGAGACTCGTTTGACCTGCCCGGTGTTTACATAAAGAAACTGAAACCTTTCAAGACTTATTCGCTCACTGATTAGCAGGCGTGTAGGACGTAGTCGTAAAAAATCAACACTTCTAAGGCGTCACGGTTTATTACCCTTATTGTTCAAACCTGCTCTACAGGCACTTAAGGAGTACGATGGCCCAGGAACTCATTCTGATTCCCAAGATGAAATACGAGATGATGGTGACCTCTCAGGTGAATAATGGAGCCAGTGCACCTAACAATACTGTCACGAATCAACAGGAAAACCCCTCGATGAAATCGAGTACACAGGACTATCCACCGACGCATTCGTTTGTGAACATTTTGAAGTTCGTTATTCCAaacaaatttcagaaaaaagCAGAAGGTTTACTAGATTTCCTGGCAAGACACGGTAACACTGATTTAAAATTCAACCAAGCAGGTGAATTGATATATAAAGGAGACATAATAGAAGGTTCACACATAATGGACCTCATTAGAGACGCCGTGACTGTCCGCACAGCACACAGGCCACGTGGATATAAAGAGTTTTACGCTGGGATGAAGGAGATACACACACCCATTTCGTTTATCAGTAATACTGATCGTAAATCACTCCTGTCGGCCGACATCTCTCCCATTCAACGTGGTAACGGTTATATAGTCAAAAAACGTACGAAAGGACCACCACCTGGAGAACATGTGTCAAAGAAAACTAAAAAGACAGGCATTAAATGGATTAAATTTAATATTATCACAATTGTatatacaatgaaaataaaatatgtacaaaggTATgtctttttatcttttaaagtTTCATATATTGActtagtatatatttatactctcCAACAAAAAATACAAGGAGAATATGGTAACAGGCCATTGTCATAGAAATCATACACACATGGGAATTACTGGATTTACTGGTTTTACTGTTACGAAAACGTACAAAAATGTGTCCATGAACTAAAAACATTACGTTGTGTTGCATAAAAAACGTTACACGAACGAAAAATTAAAAACCCTGTGACGAAAAATCGCATCATGACATGTACAGTAGTATTAATTTTGATACGATACTTATATGAAATAAAGAAggtttgtttaaaaaatgattCATTACACTTACAAGTGATTGGATTTTTGTTCACGAAtcgaaaatgttttcttttctgtAACAAAAACGAGACATTAACACATTTCTTTTCGTAGAATTGTACAATAATTGTTACGTGAGCAAAATATTAAACAGCTTGAATAAAAAACCATTAGATGAAAAGTTGTATGATATTTGAAACGATGTTACTATAGAATAAAGAAGGTTAATTTAAAATACGTTACACGCGTGTTATAGAGGCGTTTGATTATTAATTCTACCGAATCAAAAATCTAAACGTTTTGTTATCACAGAATCGCTATCGCTCCATGAACAGAAAAAGTTAGGGtggtacaaaaaaaaaaaaaaaactgacatGAGTGAAAAAAAACCATTTCATGATATATATGGACATTTTTTCAATACCCATACGGTAAGGTGTCAAATGTATCCCACTGAATACAACGTTTggtatatacaattttatattttttttcttcaacagaatgtatttttctttttcttttttgtctGGTTATTTTGTGGGGGTTTGTTACACTAATGCTGCCGACTTCTTCACGCGGTGCTTCAATTAAACCCAACATGCTTTCAAAATTGAGCATTTTTGCATTGGTATAATTCAGCGTAAAGCCTCTTATTTTGCAAACACTATACCCTTTATATGTAATGTACGAGTACTGCTTTGGACCCCCGGATACAAAGTGTGTGATGTGGTCGTCTGGGTCAAGTTCACTAGTCAGTTCGCCAAGATAATCCCCCAGGTCAGGGTTAAGGTCACTTTGCCCACTGACATATATTACGGAATCTGTGTCGTAGTACAACACGCGATTACCCAGCATTTCTAGGATACCATATAATTTAAGTCTAGCCCAGCATGTTGTCATGCTAGCCACGAATATATTGGTTTGATCGTTTTCAAGTATGAAGTGCTCATCATTCTCCCAAGTCACTTGGATGGTATCATCGGTTACGATGTGAAAATCTTTTATGATTTTTGTTCTATCGGACAAGCATTGAAAAAACTTGTCGGCCTCATACTCATGAAAATATGTAGTCTGTGGCATGTTTAATCGTTGACCAAACTTTCCCCAAAAAGAATTCAGAAGTAACTTTGCGAGAGATCTCAGGGCCTTGTTTTTTCTAATATTGTCTGGATTGAGACGAATACCTTCTCTTTTGAAGTACTGCTCTATATACTGGGCAGCGTCTTCTTCCGACTGAACCCAGGCGGGCCAATCGCTAGACTCCTGCTTGATTTTAAgaaatacattaatgtattcCCCGAAAAGACCTCCTTCCTCTGTGGAAGGATCATATTGACTACTTTCATCAAAATGGTACACTTCAAAGATTTCTATAACCTTGTAACCTTTCTCCACCGCCTTGTTGATTTCGGGTGTACACCATGTGCCAGTCATCGCCCAATCACTGTCGGGGCACTGATACGGTTTCTGAGAGCATCGTTCTGCACACGTACGACAGAGAGCAAATGTAAGCTTCCCGTTTAACTTTTGAGGTAAGACGGGGTGATAAAGGCCCTTTGGCGGTAAAATTGTGACTTTTGCAATGccaaaatattctgaaatatcCTTAAAACCCTGTGTAATAATGATGGGATGTTTGATTGGATACTTTTCGTATTTATTGATGTACAAGGAAGTGAAATCGACGTAGTGCACTTTTTCATCGTCTTTTACTTTATTATGTAGCTTTGTGGTGTTAGTTCTACCCCCAAAGAAAGAGTCTCTGGGATCTAGTCTCTCCTTGATATCGAGACTGTCACATACAACCTTGGCATCCTGACAAGTGTTCAGTAATTCCTCAAACTCGTGTTCCCATATGCTATGATAATTTATACCTAAAGTTCTTATatagttttctttcttttttgtgAGAGCAAATAACTCGTTCATGGATTGTTTGGTACGTTGAAGCTTCACCATATTCCTATTGAGAGGAAAGCATTTACTACAACCGTACCAAAAACAACCCAGAAATTCGTACACAGTTCCGCCACGCTGTGCCATATTATCACCTGTTGAAGGGCCGGCGTACCCATCAGCTCTATAACCAGAACCGGGAATAcgtatccccccccccctccccccgtTTAGGGCATGTCTTATGTGAACGGGACTACCGTTTCTCTTGCTTCTTTGCATGATCAATTCCAGCCATTTTATGGAAGCTTTTGAGAAATTATCACGTCGGGTATACCCACTAGACGGAACTTGTGCCAGCGGAGAACTCAAAAATCGACTTTCATTAATCGTATAATGTTTGTCATGTAAAGTTTTCTCATTCATCCAAGTGCCATTAAGACATACTTTTAATTTCCCGCCTTGTTTCTGGGCCGGTAGCCAGTCGGTCAATTTGTCGTCGTTTTCTCATTCATCCAAGTGCCATTAAGACATACTTTTAATTTCCCGCCTTGTTTCTGGGCCGGTAGCCAGTCGGTCAATTTGTCGTCACCATCTAACTTAACTTCCCAGTTCTCTTTTAAAAACTTGGTCCTGTAGACCTTTGAGCAAACCCCTGCGATGGTTATTTCATTGAAGGGATCTACTTCACAGGTTGACTCGTCACCGTGTGTGGCGCTGCCCGTTATGTCTAATAAAATGCTTCGAAACTTGAGGCAAGCTTTTCTCAATATATCCACATCGCTGCGACAGTAATCTACGATTTCTTTTTCAAAGTCAAATACCTCTCCGCTATCAACTCTCTGCTCATACCATTTCATAAATTGAACCCTATCATTCTCACACATATAGTCACATCCATAGTATCTAGCGGCAGGATAAGGACCTGAATATCCCTGATTTTCTGAGGTGTTAAAAAAATGAGGGAAATAAACTTTCTTGAGCTCTGATAGCTAAATGCATCGGGTAAATTAGCAAGGTTCATGGGTAGGAAATTGAGCGAATCCAAAACTCTGATATTAAGCTCCTTACCTACTGTCATGGACATAATCTTAGAACCCGAATAAATGATATTCTCGGGGCGCAAGGCGTTGTCTATCAGATATTCTAATAAAAAGTACCCATCATAACCTTTCATGTTATGAGCCAAGACCGTGTAGTCTTTATGACTGACATGAAAGAGCCACTTGCAAAAATCCTGTGCagtattttgacctttgaataTTATCTCGCGAAATCCGCAAGAATGTTCACACGGATTTTTCtcaaaacatttttctttcttGTTATAAGAATTACATTTGTCACATCGAGATCCGCACGCAAAACACTTAGCTTTAGGTGTGACGTCATCGTCGATGCATAATTCACACACAGTGTGGGCTACTACCAAGTTTGGTGTGTGTTGATTCTTGTTGCACCAACTCTGACGACAATTTGTACACAGCGAACACGTTTTACACGGAGTCGCGTCATCTTTGCATGTCACACAAGTTAAGTTACGAGTGAAAGAATAACCGTCTTGACATGTCAGTACTTTATCAGTCTGGCTACATTCGAAATCGAAGAAGACAAATTTACATCTAGGTTTTCGGGGGTCCAAAGCCCTGATATAACACAAGTGAGATGAATCTACATACTCGTCACAACTCTTACATTTATATTCCCCACACACGTGCTGTTCAGGTTTTCTTTTGAGGGTGTCAATGCATTTGTGACAAGAAGTACATTTCCAAATCAAATCACAGTTAGAAACTGGTATCGGACTACACTTTCTTGTCTTTTTCTCGAGATGACGGTAAAAACAAGCCAATGATTTACAAGTCATGTGACATTGCCGACAACTGACGAATCCGTGTCTGTTTTAATCGTCATCGTGACAACTCTTTgattcacaaaaaaaacaacttacttTACACTCGTGCCTTTTTTGATACGCCTTGAGACAATTTTCGCAGAATTTTGCTGCCCCAAAAAATCCCTGAATGTTAGAAATGGCATGAAAGTGAGATtgtacaagatatatatatattcatctaCATTTAGAAAATCTTCAAATTTCTTTATATCGTTGAGTGAAAGCATTCTGCTCTCCCCATGTAACCTAGTTTCAACTAGAAGGTAAAAATTCAACCAATGCAATTTATTTGACCCAGTTTTTGGGTTTCGTAATTTTCTGAAATACCAATCGggacattttttgtatttaagaATCAACTGTTCTAAGGTCAAGGACTTGTCGTCATGACTCTGCAATTCTAACCATAGTTTCTGATTTACTTGATTTGCGCTTAGAAATGCCACGATGATGGCTCTTGACAGACACGCATTGTCAGTGTTTGTAATTTCAATGATAGACCTTTTGTTTTTAGGtgacgaagtctcagttgacctattgcaatcgccttttgtccggcgtcgtgcgtcgtaaacaatttacattttcaacttcttaaaaactgctgatctaaattcaatgaaattttacaggaagcttccatggctgagggtgaaccaaaattgtgaattatatggtccccaccccccaccccccaccccccaggggcctgaggggcggggccaaaaagggtcaaattgactaaaatttcaaaaatcttcttctctactctcagatatggtagaatcaaatacttttaatagatggaagggtcttaaggtgctttaccaaaattgtgaatttcatgaccctggggtctcacgtttgcccctggggagggggtaaactttactatagtttatatagggaaatcacatttttgactattatttgttggatttctattggaattcattctaacttggttaaaattatcagcatgggatgacactttgatggtatgtacatgctggccctggttgacccccaggggctggtgggcggggccaaaaagggtcaaattgactgaaatttcaaaaatcttcttctctactcccagatatgttagaatcaaatactcttcataattgaaggggtcttatggtgctttaccaaaattgtgaatttcatgaccctggggtctcacgtttgcccctgggtagggggtaaactttagtatagtttatatagggaaatcacatttttgactattatttgttggatttctattggaatttattctaactttgttcaaattatcagcataggatgacagtttgatggtatgtacatgttggccctggttgacccccaggggctggtgggcggggccaaaaagggtcaaattgactaaaatttcaaaaatcttcttctctactctcagatatgttagaatcaaatactcttcatagatgaaggaGTCTTatgatgctttaccaaaattgtgaatttcatgaccctggggtctcacgtttgcccctgggtagggggtaaactttactatagtttatatagggaaatcacatttttgactattatttgttggatttctattggaattcattctaacttcgttaacgttatcagcttgggatgacagtttgatgtacatgttggccctgactgacccccaggggctgatgggcggggccaaaaagggtcaatttaactgaaatttcaaaaatcttcttcttacaacccaattaaggtagaattaaatactcttcacagatcgaagggtcttaaggtgctttaccataattgtgaatttctagccctggggtctcgcgtttgccccatgggaggggataaactttacaatagttatagggaaatcacatttttgactatcatttgttttatttgttttgaaattcattctttcattcaaatttactgaaatatttcaaaaatcaggtgactgttaaggcccatgggcctcttgttaatacTACTGTTAGGTCCCGTCACAGGCGTTACAACGTTACCCCTTCCACCCCTAGGAAGATCCAATGTTCCGACGTCCACACTGAAACTTTCATTCAATGACAGCTCCTCGTGACTATTTAAAACTTTTTGTACCTCCTCTATGACCACTTAGCTCATCAAGTGTACGAAGAGATACTACAATAGGATTATTTAGTGCACTATGATGTATTATGATACGCC
Coding sequences within:
- the LOC117321450 gene encoding uncharacterized protein LOC117321450 — translated: MAQRGGTVYEFLGCFWYGCSKCFPLNRNMVKLQRTKQSMNELFALTKKKENYIRTLGINYHSIWEHEFEELLNTCQDAKVVCDSLDIKERLDPRDSFFGGRTNTTKLHNKVKDDEKVHYVDFTSLYINKYEKYPIKHPIIITQGFKDISEYFGIAKVTILPPKGLYHPVLPQKLNGKLTFALCRTCAERCSQKPYQCPDSDWAMTGTWCTPEINKAVEKGYKVIEIFEVYHFDESSQYDPSTEEGGLFGEYINVFLKIKQESSDWPAWVQSEEDAAQYIEQYFKREGIRLNPDNIRKNKALRSLAKLLLNSFWGKFGQRLNMPQTTYFHEYEADKFFQCLSDRTKIIKDFHIVTDDTIQVTWENDEHFILENDQTNIFVASMTTCWARLKLYGILEMLGNRVLYYDTDSVIYVSGQSDLNPDLGDYLGELTSELDPDDHITHFVSGGPKQYSYITYKGKENIFDS